One stretch of Desulfocurvibacter africanus subsp. africanus DSM 2603 DNA includes these proteins:
- a CDS encoding sigma-54-dependent transcriptional regulator, protein MSARILIIDDEESIRFSLRGVLEDEGHEVIEAGSGEQGLEMVENQGPDLVFLDIWLPGMDGLHVLEKVREGQVDVPVIMISGHGNVETAVSAIKKGAFDFIEKPLSLEKVVITVNKALEFGKLLRENLELRAQVNTDRAESLTGNAPSIVRLREQVARVAPTDAWVLITGENGTGKEIVARQVHAGSRRAKRPMIAVNCAAIPEELIESELFGHEKGSFTGADKAQAGKFELANHGTLFLDEIGDMSLKTQAKILRILQEQSFERIGGRKTITVDVRVIAATNKDLPTEIKAGNFREDLYYRLKVFPLEVPPLRKRAEDIPLLIEEFLDLLVRAHNFKPLTFTPEALEILQRYPWPGNVRELKNFVERMLIMYAGQMVGPRELPPEITGGIDEDHVLGSDLACQPDLDLKTARMVFETRFLEAKLRECSGSVSKLADAVGMERSSLYRKLKAYNIQVQE, encoded by the coding sequence ATGAGCGCGCGCATACTTATCATCGACGACGAAGAAAGCATCCGTTTTTCCTTGCGCGGCGTGCTTGAAGACGAAGGCCACGAGGTCATCGAGGCAGGCAGCGGCGAGCAGGGGCTGGAAATGGTGGAAAACCAGGGGCCGGACCTGGTCTTCCTGGACATTTGGTTGCCTGGCATGGACGGCCTGCACGTATTGGAAAAGGTACGCGAGGGTCAGGTCGATGTTCCGGTGATAATGATCTCGGGCCATGGCAACGTCGAAACAGCCGTTTCAGCCATCAAGAAAGGCGCTTTCGACTTCATCGAAAAGCCCTTGTCCCTGGAAAAGGTCGTCATCACCGTCAATAAGGCCTTGGAATTCGGCAAACTGCTGCGCGAGAACCTGGAACTGCGGGCCCAGGTGAATACCGACAGAGCGGAGAGTCTTACTGGCAACGCGCCATCCATTGTGCGGCTGCGTGAGCAGGTCGCGCGTGTAGCTCCAACTGACGCGTGGGTACTCATCACCGGCGAGAACGGCACGGGTAAGGAGATCGTTGCCCGGCAGGTCCACGCCGGCAGCCGGCGTGCCAAGCGGCCCATGATCGCCGTCAATTGCGCGGCCATTCCCGAAGAACTTATCGAGAGCGAGCTTTTCGGTCACGAGAAAGGCTCCTTCACTGGCGCGGACAAGGCCCAGGCTGGAAAGTTCGAGTTGGCTAACCACGGTACACTGTTCCTGGACGAAATCGGCGATATGAGCCTCAAGACCCAGGCGAAAATCTTGCGCATCCTTCAGGAGCAATCCTTCGAGCGCATCGGAGGGCGCAAGACCATTACCGTGGACGTGCGGGTCATCGCGGCCACCAACAAGGATCTGCCGACCGAGATTAAGGCCGGCAACTTCCGCGAGGACCTATACTACCGGCTCAAGGTTTTCCCGCTGGAAGTTCCTCCCTTGCGCAAGCGAGCGGAGGATATCCCCTTGCTCATCGAGGAATTCCTTGACCTGCTCGTCCGGGCGCACAATTTCAAGCCTCTGACCTTCACACCGGAGGCCCTGGAAATCCTTCAACGTTATCCTTGGCCGGGCAATGTGCGTGAACTCAAGAATTTCGTGGAGCGCATGCTCATCATGTACGCCGGCCAGATGGTCGGCCCGCGGGAGCTGCCTCCCGAAATAACCGGCGGCATTGATGAAGACCATGTCCTGGGCTCGGATTTGGCATGCCAGCCCGACCTGGACCTCAAGACTGCGCGTATGGTGTTCGAAACCCGTTTCCTGGAGGCCAAGCTCCGGGAGTGCAGCGGCAGCGTGAGCAAGCTGGCCGACGCCGTGGGCATGGAGCGCTCCTCGCTCTACCGCAAGCTCAAGGCGTACAACATCCAGGTCCAGGAATAA
- a CDS encoding metallophosphoesterase encodes MKGLYWIVFGDMHGQTGNVARIPGIREAEGIIISGDLTNHGGPNEVMAVVEAVRRVNSRVLAQIGNMDKPAADKALFDAGLNLHRAGLELAPGLGIMGVGYSTPTPFNTPSEAKEDVIAEWLRETHKLINDCERLVLVSHTPPHGTATDVIGTGAHVGSTSVRQFIERVQPELCITGHIHESRAEDVIGRTRILNPGALAEGGYVRLIWDGGDVSATLESM; translated from the coding sequence GTGAAAGGGCTGTATTGGATCGTCTTTGGCGACATGCATGGGCAGACCGGCAACGTGGCCCGCATTCCAGGCATCCGGGAAGCCGAAGGCATCATCATCAGCGGCGACCTGACCAACCATGGCGGCCCGAACGAGGTCATGGCGGTGGTCGAAGCCGTAAGGAGAGTGAATTCGCGAGTGCTTGCCCAGATTGGCAACATGGACAAGCCGGCTGCGGACAAGGCGCTGTTCGATGCCGGGTTGAATCTGCACCGCGCAGGCCTGGAACTGGCTCCCGGGCTCGGCATCATGGGCGTTGGCTACTCCACGCCCACGCCCTTCAACACTCCGAGCGAGGCCAAGGAAGACGTCATCGCTGAGTGGCTGCGCGAAACGCACAAACTCATCAACGACTGCGAGCGGCTCGTTCTCGTGTCGCATACGCCGCCGCACGGCACGGCCACCGACGTCATCGGCACCGGCGCCCACGTGGGCAGCACCTCCGTGCGTCAGTTCATCGAACGGGTTCAGCCGGAGTTGTGCATCACCGGACACATCCATGAATCCAGGGCCGAAGACGTCATCGGCAGGACACGGATTCTCAATCCCGGCGCCCTGGCGGAAGGCGGATATGTACGTCTTATCTGGGACGGCGGCGACGTCTCGGCAACGCTGGAAAGCATGTGA
- a CDS encoding exodeoxyribonuclease III: MKLLSWNVNGFRAVAGKNFLDWLRASAADVVCLQETKLWPEQITEQELHPDGYTGVWNSHATRKGYSGVASLFTRKPLSTSFGLPDARFRGEGRLICLEYERFYLCNVYFPNGQKGGERLRFKLGYYDAFLDYALELRKHKPVVVCGDFNTAHKEIDLAHPAANAHTSGFLPEERQWLDRFVAAGFVDTFRLFEPGGGHYTWWSYFTKARERNVGWRIDYFFVSEELRGAVKRAWIEPGVPGSDHCPVGLELDG; the protein is encoded by the coding sequence ATGAAGCTTCTGAGTTGGAATGTTAACGGTTTCCGGGCCGTGGCCGGCAAAAACTTTTTGGATTGGCTGCGCGCGTCCGCTGCGGATGTGGTCTGCTTGCAGGAAACCAAGCTGTGGCCCGAGCAGATCACCGAGCAGGAGCTGCACCCGGACGGCTATACCGGAGTCTGGAACTCGCACGCCACGCGCAAGGGCTATTCCGGCGTGGCATCGCTCTTCACGCGCAAGCCTCTGTCCACTTCCTTCGGCCTGCCGGATGCGCGCTTCCGCGGCGAAGGGCGGCTGATTTGTCTTGAGTATGAACGTTTCTACTTGTGCAACGTCTATTTCCCAAACGGCCAGAAAGGCGGCGAGCGGCTGCGCTTCAAGCTTGGCTATTACGACGCTTTTCTGGATTATGCCTTGGAACTGCGCAAGCACAAGCCCGTTGTGGTCTGCGGCGACTTCAACACCGCGCACAAGGAAATCGACTTGGCCCATCCGGCAGCCAACGCGCACACCTCTGGCTTCCTGCCCGAGGAACGCCAGTGGCTGGACCGTTTTGTCGCCGCTGGCTTTGTGGATACCTTTCGCCTGTTCGAGCCGGGCGGCGGCCATTACACTTGGTGGAGCTACTTCACCAAAGCGCGCGAGCGCAACGTGGGTTGGCGCATCGACTATTTCTTCGTATCAGAGGAGTTGCGAGGAGCGGTGAAACGGGCTTGGATCGAACCCGGTGTGCCCGGATCGGACCACTGCCCCGTGGGGCTGGAGTTGGACGGTTAA
- a CDS encoding 5-formyltetrahydrofolate cyclo-ligase: MTTSKAYLRRDMLARRSALALDWVDRASAAIQTAITAMPAFGRAREVLLYMAVRNEVGTGQLLDDLLRRKIRVLLPRCESDKPGVMHLACLGCREELLPGAYGIPEPDPGVCATVDDFAPDLAIIPGLAFDRRGRRLGYGGGYYDRLLASPALAQCLLVAPAYSFQVVDELPVDPWDRAVHCLVTENDVIEVVS; encoded by the coding sequence ATGACCACAAGCAAAGCGTACTTGCGCAGGGACATGCTCGCAAGGCGAAGCGCCTTGGCGCTTGACTGGGTTGATCGGGCTTCGGCGGCCATCCAGACGGCTATCACCGCCATGCCGGCCTTTGGCCGGGCGCGAGAGGTGCTTTTGTACATGGCCGTGCGCAACGAGGTTGGCACCGGGCAATTGCTGGACGATCTCCTGCGGCGCAAGATCAGAGTGCTCCTGCCACGCTGCGAGTCGGATAAACCGGGAGTCATGCATTTGGCCTGCCTGGGCTGTCGTGAGGAGCTGCTTCCTGGAGCCTACGGCATTCCGGAACCGGACCCGGGCGTGTGCGCCACAGTCGATGATTTCGCGCCGGATTTAGCTATCATTCCCGGCTTGGCTTTCGACCGTCGCGGGCGCAGACTCGGTTATGGCGGCGGCTATTACGACCGTCTGCTGGCCAGCCCGGCCCTGGCGCAGTGTCTGCTTGTGGCTCCGGCCTACTCATTTCAGGTCGTGGATGAACTGCCGGTCGACCCATGGGATCGTGCCGTGCACTGCTTGGTCACTGAAAACGACGTCATCGAGGTGGTGTCATGA